A section of the Selenomonas sp. AB3002 genome encodes:
- a CDS encoding S26 family signal peptidase, which translates to MKWIDTSKKSHRFMVVIGIFVVVLGLWRCLSYVPRLPAEYRVLYYNHTDSLPRGLYLRMPLRELQDGDYVVFEPTEAITDVAFERGWLSPGVRFLKQVGAVAGESYEIEPNTLQFEANGRYIGQAYSEDREGRPMPVLRGIFLVPEGEFLPIGTNPRSFDGRYTGTVPITNITARVIPLLTGTWMP; encoded by the coding sequence TTGAAGTGGATAGATACATCGAAGAAATCTCACCGTTTTATGGTGGTTATAGGGATTTTTGTAGTGGTGCTTGGCCTCTGGCGGTGCTTATCCTATGTGCCCAGGCTCCCGGCAGAGTACCGGGTGCTTTACTACAACCATACTGACAGCCTTCCCCGTGGCCTTTATCTGCGGATGCCCCTGCGGGAGTTGCAGGATGGGGATTATGTGGTCTTTGAGCCAACGGAAGCAATTACGGATGTGGCATTTGAGCGAGGCTGGCTTTCTCCCGGAGTGAGGTTTTTGAAGCAGGTGGGGGCTGTGGCCGGGGAAAGCTATGAGATAGAGCCGAACACCTTGCAGTTCGAGGCAAATGGAAGATATATCGGTCAGGCCTACTCGGAAGATCGTGAGGGGAGACCGATGCCGGTTCTTCGGGGCATTTTCCTTGTGCCGGAAGGAGAGTTCCTTCCCATAGGCACTAATCCAAGAAGTTTTGATGGCAGGTACACAGGTACGGTGCCAATTACAAATATCACGGCAAGGGTGATTCCCCTGCTCACAGGAACGTGGATGCCGTAA